A portion of the Candidatus Aminicenantes bacterium genome contains these proteins:
- the pepF gene encoding oligoendopeptidase F, translated as MTKVNPLFVLLLGGLLLPPLLNVAQEKKSQKTIPDYSMNDRKDVPTEYTWKIEDLFPSIEAWQGEKEAVVARIAQIDEKTKGWTASAQSMLALLDLIDEIDLRSSRLSSYASHQGDTDMGNNLFQRMEGEIRSILVQLNSKLAFLQPDVLALGVEKFSAYLKAEPKLAPYRFTIESILREKDHILPGDQQRIASLTGLFSGAPGRASGQLNDVELPPAEITLSDGQKATLNFPAYLRLRASKNAADRTTVMTAFWKNQKKFENTLAILQDGAIKQHWFSAQIHNYTNCLEARLFGENITSEVYQQLIRSVHEFLPALQRYLVLKQKMLGLPKFRYEDVYASAVQAVDKTYTFNEARKLISEALKPLGKDYAAQLKQAFDNRWMDLYPNKGKESGAYSGGVYGVHPFIKLNFNGDYDAVSTVAHELGHAMHSQFSNLTQPYATSNYTTFLAEIASTFNEHMLMHYLLKNEKDDLFKLYILDNYLDGFRATLYRQTLLAEFELVMHNRVEQGQTLTADWLDQKYLELTRQYYGHDKGVCQVDDYIAVEWNRIPHFYLNYYVFQYSTGLIASMALSDMVLHGGVPAQNRYLDLLKAGGSDYPLAILKKAGVDMTTAAPYAAALKRFDQLVGEMEAIVVRLKNQKKF; from the coding sequence ATGACAAAAGTTAATCCGCTGTTTGTTTTACTTCTGGGCGGCCTCCTGCTACCGCCGTTGCTGAACGTTGCCCAAGAAAAGAAAAGCCAAAAAACGATCCCCGATTATTCCATGAACGACCGCAAGGACGTGCCGACGGAATATACCTGGAAAATCGAGGACCTTTTTCCGTCAATTGAAGCTTGGCAGGGCGAAAAGGAAGCCGTGGTCGCGCGCATCGCCCAGATCGACGAAAAAACGAAAGGCTGGACGGCCTCGGCCCAGTCCATGCTGGCACTCCTTGACCTGATCGACGAGATCGACCTGAGGAGCAGCCGCCTGAGCTCGTATGCCAGCCACCAGGGCGACACCGACATGGGCAACAACCTCTTCCAGAGGATGGAGGGGGAGATCCGCTCCATCCTGGTGCAGCTGAACTCCAAGCTGGCTTTCCTGCAGCCCGACGTCCTGGCCCTGGGCGTCGAAAAGTTTTCCGCTTATCTCAAGGCCGAACCCAAGCTGGCCCCGTACCGCTTCACCATCGAGAGCATCCTGCGCGAAAAGGACCACATCCTGCCCGGAGACCAACAGCGCATCGCCTCGCTGACCGGCCTTTTTTCGGGCGCTCCCGGGCGCGCGTCCGGGCAATTGAACGACGTGGAGCTTCCGCCGGCCGAAATCACCCTCAGCGACGGGCAGAAGGCAACCCTCAACTTTCCCGCCTATCTGCGTCTGCGCGCCTCGAAAAACGCGGCCGACCGCACCACGGTCATGACCGCCTTCTGGAAGAACCAGAAAAAATTCGAGAATACCCTGGCCATCCTGCAGGACGGCGCCATCAAGCAGCACTGGTTCAGCGCCCAGATCCACAATTACACCAACTGCCTGGAAGCCCGCCTGTTCGGCGAAAACATCACGTCCGAGGTTTACCAACAGCTGATCCGCTCAGTACACGAATTCCTGCCGGCCCTGCAGCGCTACCTCGTCCTGAAGCAAAAGATGCTCGGCCTGCCCAAGTTCCGCTACGAGGACGTTTACGCCTCGGCGGTCCAAGCCGTCGATAAGACCTATACCTTCAACGAGGCCAGGAAACTGATCAGCGAAGCATTGAAGCCGCTGGGCAAGGATTACGCGGCCCAGCTGAAACAGGCATTTGACAACCGCTGGATGGACCTGTATCCCAACAAAGGCAAGGAAAGCGGCGCCTATTCCGGCGGCGTATACGGAGTGCACCCCTTCATCAAGTTGAACTTCAACGGAGACTACGACGCGGTTTCCACCGTTGCCCATGAGCTCGGCCATGCCATGCATTCCCAATTTTCCAACCTGACCCAGCCCTACGCCACGTCAAACTACACCACTTTCCTGGCCGAGATCGCCTCGACCTTCAACGAGCACATGCTGATGCATTACCTGTTGAAGAATGAGAAGGACGACCTTTTTAAGCTGTACATCCTCGACAATTACCTGGACGGCTTCCGCGCCACGTTGTACCGCCAGACGCTGCTGGCCGAGTTCGAACTGGTCATGCACAACCGCGTGGAACAGGGGCAGACCCTGACCGCCGACTGGCTGGACCAGAAATACCTGGAATTGACCCGCCAGTATTACGGCCACGACAAGGGGGTCTGCCAGGTCGACGATTATATCGCGGTCGAATGGAACCGCATCCCCCATTTTTATCTGAACTACTACGTGTTCCAGTACAGCACCGGGCTCATCGCCTCCATGGCCCTGAGCGACATGGTGCTGCACGGCGGCGTCCCGGCGCAGAACCGCTACCTGGATCTCCTGAAAGCCGGCGGCAGCGACTATCCGCTGGCGATCCTGAAAAAGGCCGGCGTGGACATGACCACGGCCGCGCCCTACGCCGCCGCCCTCAAGCGCTTCGACCAGCTGGTCGGCGAGATGGAAGCGATCGTGGTCCGGTTGAAGAATCAGAAAAAATTCTGA
- a CDS encoding LuxR C-terminal-related transcriptional regulator yields the protein MPGYTDEPPFQNISVEDGLSQNTVICMLQDRNHFMWFGSEDGLDRFDGYSFKVYRHSQHHDEGLSHDRISCLLNNRDGTIWIGTLGGGLDHFDPGRERFSHYRHDPHNERSLSHDTVQAILPDGKGSFWVGTENGLNLFDPGRGTFLRILHAQERAGVNSACAILSLHQDNAGILWIGTRDGLHRYDRASGQCRALSGSGAAIIHTGKGSDQINTIFEDSLGNLWLGTEAGLVLFNKRDGTFQSKESGGTSPLPHLYRSRILDIIADDRGGIWIACEAGIYFFPQPGQLAIYFRAGAVPHLLLQDRFVLSLYQDPEGILWAGTFSGIWKYDLRTRQFSLYGPELIERERSDFRFPVLSVCQDKRSWLWIGTYKNGLFGANRSVDEKKTFTSLPGNPRAVKEMLISALQVDRGQTLWIGTTSGLHRYDIGRDRFTGYYHSGKNGGGLSNDSILAIFEDRSGRLWVGTEDGLNLFDRGRGSFRVYLNDLPTASRFGPDIVIAMYQDAGGSMWIGTYGGGLYLFDPENGRFVRNYRHRSDDPASLSSDNIYCFLEDSRGRFWVGTNSGGLNLFDRSRGTFSHLTTEEGLPNNTILGILEDKAGNLWLSTSHGLCRFDPQRNVFRNFTARDGLQADEFLPKAFFKGADDELFFGGPNGLTCFFAENIKENPHVPPLVITEVEIFNRNQTIAGDMSRIKKLELGYKDSIVSFAFAALSYADPRRNQYAYKIEGLHDDWIHIGNRHEITVSNLRPGHYVFRVKGSNNHGVWNEQGVALAIDMRPPWWQTWWFRVSAFLLLVFVFILLNRTRTRRLAARIRTEAAMEQYLSKCDISQREKEIVMLLLKGKSNKEIEDALFIAMGTVKNHIYSIYQKIGVKNRAQLITLFKNLQVK from the coding sequence TTGCCCGGATACACCGATGAGCCCCCTTTCCAGAATATTTCCGTCGAAGACGGTTTGTCCCAGAATACGGTCATCTGCATGCTCCAGGACCGCAACCATTTCATGTGGTTCGGCAGCGAAGACGGGCTGGACCGTTTTGACGGCTACAGCTTCAAGGTCTATCGCCACAGCCAGCACCACGACGAAGGGCTGAGCCATGACCGCATCAGCTGCCTGCTGAATAATCGCGACGGCACGATCTGGATCGGCACCCTGGGCGGCGGCCTCGATCATTTCGATCCCGGGCGCGAACGCTTCAGCCATTATCGCCATGACCCCCACAATGAGCGCAGCCTGAGCCATGATACCGTCCAGGCCATCCTGCCCGACGGCAAGGGGTCCTTCTGGGTCGGCACCGAAAACGGTTTGAACCTTTTCGACCCCGGGCGCGGGACATTCCTGCGCATCCTCCATGCCCAGGAAAGGGCCGGCGTCAACAGCGCCTGCGCCATCCTCAGCCTGCACCAGGACAATGCCGGGATCTTGTGGATTGGCACCCGCGACGGTCTTCACCGCTACGATCGTGCCAGCGGCCAGTGCCGGGCGTTGAGCGGCAGCGGCGCTGCCATCATCCATACCGGCAAAGGCAGCGACCAGATCAATACGATCTTTGAGGACAGTTTGGGCAACCTCTGGCTGGGCACCGAGGCCGGGCTCGTCCTTTTCAACAAACGTGACGGAACTTTCCAAAGCAAGGAAAGCGGCGGGACTTCGCCCCTTCCTCATCTTTACCGCAGCCGCATCCTGGACATCATCGCTGATGACCGCGGCGGCATCTGGATCGCCTGCGAGGCGGGAATCTATTTTTTCCCCCAGCCGGGGCAGCTGGCCATTTATTTCCGGGCCGGCGCCGTACCGCACCTCCTGCTCCAAGACCGTTTTGTCCTGTCGTTGTACCAGGACCCCGAGGGCATTCTCTGGGCCGGGACGTTCAGCGGCATTTGGAAATATGACCTGCGCACCCGGCAATTCTCCCTGTACGGCCCCGAGCTCATCGAAAGGGAGCGGAGCGATTTCCGCTTCCCGGTTCTCTCCGTTTGCCAGGACAAGCGCAGCTGGCTGTGGATCGGAACCTACAAAAACGGCCTGTTCGGAGCCAATCGCAGCGTGGACGAGAAAAAAACCTTCACCTCCCTGCCCGGCAATCCGCGGGCTGTCAAGGAGATGCTCATTTCCGCCCTGCAGGTCGATCGCGGGCAAACGCTCTGGATCGGGACCACCAGCGGGCTTCACCGCTATGACATCGGCCGTGACCGTTTTACCGGTTATTACCACAGCGGCAAGAACGGCGGCGGACTCAGCAACGATTCGATCCTCGCCATTTTCGAGGACCGTTCAGGCCGGCTGTGGGTCGGGACCGAGGACGGATTAAATCTTTTCGATCGCGGCCGGGGTAGTTTTCGCGTTTATCTCAACGACCTGCCGACGGCGTCCCGCTTCGGCCCTGATATCGTAATCGCCATGTACCAGGATGCCGGCGGCTCGATGTGGATCGGCACCTATGGAGGCGGCCTTTACCTTTTCGATCCTGAGAATGGCAGGTTTGTCAGAAATTACCGCCACCGGAGCGATGACCCTGCCAGCTTGAGCAGCGACAACATCTATTGCTTTTTGGAAGACAGCCGGGGCCGCTTTTGGGTCGGCACCAACAGCGGCGGCCTGAACCTCTTCGACCGGTCCCGGGGGACGTTCAGCCATCTGACCACCGAGGAAGGGCTGCCCAACAATACCATCCTGGGGATACTCGAGGACAAAGCGGGCAACCTGTGGCTGAGCACCAGCCACGGGCTTTGCCGCTTCGATCCGCAGCGGAACGTTTTTCGCAACTTTACCGCCCGTGACGGCTTGCAGGCCGACGAGTTCTTGCCGAAGGCTTTTTTCAAGGGCGCGGACGATGAGCTGTTCTTCGGCGGCCCGAATGGCCTGACCTGCTTTTTCGCGGAAAACATTAAGGAAAACCCCCATGTGCCGCCGCTGGTGATCACCGAAGTGGAGATCTTCAACCGCAACCAGACGATCGCCGGCGACATGAGCCGCATCAAAAAGCTCGAGCTGGGATACAAGGACTCGATCGTTTCCTTCGCCTTCGCCGCCCTCTCCTATGCCGATCCGCGGCGCAACCAGTATGCGTACAAGATCGAAGGCTTGCACGATGACTGGATCCATATCGGCAACCGCCATGAGATCACGGTCAGCAATCTCAGGCCGGGGCATTATGTTTTCCGGGTCAAGGGCTCGAACAACCACGGCGTTTGGAACGAGCAGGGGGTGGCGCTGGCCATCGACATGCGGCCGCCCTGGTGGCAGACCTGGTGGTTCCGCGTCTCGGCCTTCCTGCTGTTGGTTTTTGTTTTCATCCTGCTCAACCGGACCCGCACCCGGCGCTTGGCGGCGCGGATCAGGACCGAAGCGGCCATGGAGCAGTACTTAAGCAAATGCGATATTTCGCAGCGCGAGAAAGAGATCGTCATGCTGCTGCTCAAAGGCAAGAGCAACAAG
- a CDS encoding polysaccharide biosynthesis C-terminal domain-containing protein → YIIVLLFGSAFLPAVQPFYFLLPGIVASSICKVLCSEMAGRGKPMINTVAAGVSLAVNIPLNIFFIPKLGIAGSALASTISYTVTAMVVLVAFMKISGNSLFDMLVIKPQDFRIYIGALAKMRCFVLWRR, encoded by the coding sequence AATATATAATCGTCCTCCTCTTCGGTTCCGCTTTCCTTCCAGCGGTTCAGCCTTTTTATTTTCTGCTGCCAGGTATAGTGGCATCAAGCATATGCAAGGTTTTGTGCAGTGAAATGGCCGGTAGAGGAAAGCCCATGATTAACACAGTAGCCGCTGGAGTTTCGCTGGCGGTTAATATACCACTTAACATATTCTTCATTCCAAAGCTGGGTATTGCTGGCTCAGCTTTGGCTTCAACCATTTCTTATACTGTGACTGCCATGGTTGTGCTTGTTGCTTTCATGAAGATATCAGGCAATAGTCTTTTTGACATGCTGGTCATCAAGCCTCAGGATTTTAGAATTTATATTGGAGCTTTGGCGAAGATGAGATGTTTTGTTTTATGGAGAAGATAG
- a CDS encoding glycosyltransferase family 4 protein: MRKIIHLTTVHSRYDVRIFYKQCRSIAAHGYDVTLVVQDGQGDEDRDGIKIIDLGSPPSGRLRRILLSPWRAYRLLRNVPADIVHFHDPELLPVGFLLNRGKHHFIYDSHDDITRDILYKYWIPTVFRKMLSFLFEKLENFIAKRLDAVICATPFITKRFKGINPNSLTIYNYPIQDEFKPADERQPFSRTICYIGLISRERGITQLIEALDILQDVKLIICGPFLRKAYKEELMSLTGWKFVDYRGIVGRDEVSNILACSALGVATLLPSLNYEYSQPNKMFEYMAAGMPLVVSDFPLWRQIVEKNQCGVCVDPSSPEKIAQAIAGLLSDKAMCRAMGRAGREVIEKRFNWMNESKKLLNLYGEIK, translated from the coding sequence ATGCGTAAGATTATTCATCTCACGACTGTTCATAGCCGCTATGATGTCCGCATTTTCTATAAACAGTGCCGTTCCATCGCTGCTCATGGGTATGACGTGACGTTGGTGGTGCAGGATGGGCAGGGAGATGAAGACCGTGATGGGATTAAAATCATTGATCTGGGAAGTCCCCCCTCCGGCAGACTCAGACGGATACTTTTGTCTCCCTGGCGAGCGTATCGCTTACTGCGCAACGTACCGGCCGACATTGTTCATTTTCATGACCCCGAGCTCCTGCCAGTTGGGTTTCTTCTTAACAGGGGTAAACATCATTTCATATATGATTCACATGATGATATTACGCGAGATATCTTATACAAGTATTGGATTCCTACTGTATTTCGCAAAATGCTTTCATTTTTATTTGAGAAATTGGAGAACTTCATCGCCAAGAGGCTGGATGCGGTTATTTGCGCTACGCCATTCATAACCAAACGCTTCAAGGGTATCAATCCAAATAGCCTTACCATCTACAACTACCCAATTCAGGATGAGTTCAAACCCGCTGATGAAAGGCAGCCGTTTTCTCGTACCATATGTTATATAGGATTAATTTCCAGAGAGCGCGGTATAACGCAACTAATTGAAGCACTAGATATATTACAGGATGTGAAGCTGATTATTTGCGGCCCATTTCTAAGGAAGGCCTATAAGGAAGAGTTAATGTCGTTGACGGGCTGGAAATTCGTCGATTATAGGGGCATTGTCGGGCGAGATGAAGTGAGCAATATTTTGGCATGTTCGGCTTTGGGCGTGGCCACATTATTGCCCAGTCTGAACTATGAGTATTCGCAGCCAAACAAGATGTTTGAATACATGGCGGCCGGAATGCCTTTGGTAGTGTCCGATTTTCCCTTGTGGCGTCAAATCGTTGAAAAAAATCAGTGTGGTGTATGTGTGGATCCTTCCTCGCCTGAAAAAATAGCCCAAGCCATTGCCGGCCTGTTGTCCGATAAAGCAATGTGCCGCGCAATGGGAAGAGCAGGAAGAGAAGTGATTGAAAAACGATTCAACTGGATGAATGAGTCAAAAAAACTCCTAAACTTGTATGGGGAAATAAAGTAA